Genomic DNA from Aphanothece sacrum FPU1:
TCAACGGATAATAATAGTGCTGTTTTGCGCTATATAGGAAGTTGTCGTAATGATGGGACGATGTTACATCCTGAACAGGTTATTTTGATGTTAGAACAGGTTTCAGGTCAAGAGTTGCATTTGTTAAAAGTGCATCGTCAACAATTGATTTTAGGAGTAGAGACAGAAGGTTGATAGATTGATAGATAATAAAATTATAACAGGGATGGGGATGTGTTGGGAACACATCCTACTTTTTATGAATTGGTGAATTAGTTCTATCAGACTAAATTCTAGGTTGCGTAGGCAACCTTTGTTTGTATAGCTTAACTCTTAAGAGTTAAGGTTTATCATTTGTAATAATTTAGCATAACTTGTCCGGTAGAACCGTTAAATTTATTTATAATTCTAATAATCTAGCGATCGCGGGTAAAAGTATATTACATTTTTCAATTAATTCTGAATCATTAGCGACACCTAATAAAACGATAGTTAATTTTAGAAGTAGAGAAAGAAGGTTGAGAAGTTGATAGATGAAAATACTATAACAGGGATGGGGATGTGTTGGGAACACATCCTACATTTTGTGAATTTTGCTTGATTATTTTCATCTAGAGATTAGTTTTTACATCCAAAGTAGAACAAAAATCTTTGACTCCCATTTTCATGACATACAATACCACAGGAGTAACTAAAATAGCAGGGCCAATTTTAGCTTTAGTAAGATGATCAATGACTGAGATTAAGTTTCCTTGAGATAATTCTTCTTGTAAATGAGTTTGACAAATTTCTACCCGATATCGTTTTGCTAACCCTCCTAACCAGTCAGTCCGATCAGGTCTTTGTCCCACTTTTATGGCTAAATTAATGGCAGCATCTTCTAAATTTCCGTCACAGTTTTCTATTTCATCTAAAGCAGTCAAAGCGTCAGGATAATCAGCTAATTGGGAACGATAATGAGTAACTTCTGAAAGGGTGAAAGATAACATAATTGGGTTAATAAACTGTTTAACTTAGATAGTCTGGATTATGATTAGTCATCCTTTGATGATAACATAAGATTCTAGCTTCTTCTCTAGTTGCCTCTAAATCAATTTGTGTTTTACAGGTTATAATTTAGATTAAATCAATAAAAATAACTGTTTATGAACCTAAAATTAATTGATAAATCAATCAAAAGATTAAGTCTAGTTGACTGGTTATTAAGTATACTTATTATGGTAATTGTCATAACAATTGCTCTATATAATCTACTAGAAAATCCCCAGACTAGAATCATTAGACAAGCAGCAGAAAAAAACTTAAGATTATTTGCTAGAGGGAATAGTTTAAATGCTTTAAAATGTGAGGGAATTGATAAAAATAAAGAAGGTTTAGTGATTTGTGAGGCAACAGATAGAAAAGATAACTATCTATTAGTAAAATGTAGTTATCTTGTAGAGACTAACACTTGTCAAAAAGTTAAATCTATCCCCAAAAAACTATAAAGACTGTAAAATCTTTTGCGTTTGTTTAATTTGTTCTGATGTAAATCCGGCTTTTTTAAGATGACTTAAGAAATTAGCTTGACGATAACGATTATCTAATTTAATCGCTTGACGATAACTTTGTTTTCCCTTATTTTCATCTCCTGAGTCCCAATAAATGATGCTTTCAGCAAGAAAAGGATGAGGATTATTAGGTTCTAAAATTGTTGCCTTTTTTGCATGAGTTAAACCTAAATTATATTCACCTTGACGATGATAAGCTAAACTAAGATTATAGTGAGCAATTTCATTATCTGGTTTTAGTTTAATCGCTTTGGTATGAGTAATAATTGCTTGTTCTAAATTTCCTCCTACTAAATAAACAATTCCTAGCGCGTTGAGGGTTTGAATATGATTAGAATCAAGTTGTAATGCTTTTTGTAAGGTTTTTTCTGCTTGTTGAGGTTGTTGTGCTAAATGGAGAGTCCAACCTAATAATACTAACCCAGAAAGATTTTGAGGATCAAGTATAACTGATTCTTCTAATGTTTTAATAGCGTCAGTATAACGCCCCTGTTGACGATACTGTAAACCTAATTGTCGTAGTTTAGATGATTTATTTCGTTCTGCAACAGAAGATGGAGAAAAAGAAGGAGTCCCAGAAATAGGGGATAAGGAAGGGGAAGGAGTCTCAACTACAGAAATTTGTTGCTTGTTTTCACATCCGACTATCCCTAAAATAGTCAGAGCAAGACATAACCACAGAGAAAGAAATTTAAACACTTGACGATATTGGTCTAATTAGGTTAAAAAAGTAGAATTAAGTCATTAATTAGGTATAATACAGAGTATAACAAGAATCATTAACAAATGCTAACCTAATTTTTTATTATTTACAGTAAAATAGAAAGTAGCTAAAATGAATCTGGTTAGATTGTTCATGACTGACGCAGTAGAACTATCTGTAGAGTCAATTCATGAATTGACCCGACAAAAAAGCTCCATTTCTAGAGTTTTATTGTAAGTCTTATTGTTGTCTATATTACAACCAGAAAAGTTATCCACCTGTTGATATTGATGAGTGAATTATGTCTGTTTCTGATATAAAAATCCCTGAGTCTTACAGCAAAGAAGATGTACAAGAAATTCTTCACCTAGCGATCGCTCGTAAAAGTGATACTGAAGAATTAACTCGAACCCAATTATGGGAAATTGCGGCTGAATTAGATATTGATCCTCAATCTTTACAAGTAGCAGAAAAAGATTGGTTAGCGCAAAAAGCTTTATTAATTCAGCGTGTAGAATTCAATCAGTATCGACGCGGAATATTAAAGCAAAAATTTGTAAACTATGGCATTATTAATGCTTTTTTGCTCTTGTTAAATTTTTTAGGTTCGGGTAGTTTATCTTGGTCATTATATATCTTAGTAATTCTTGGTTTACCTTTAGCCTTGAATAGCTGGAAAACCTTTCAAACTCAAGGAGAAGATTATGAAAAAGCCTTTCAAGGTTGGATGTTAAAAAAAGAGGTTAAACAATCAATCTCTACCCTTTGGGAGAAGTTTAAGAAAGCTTGGCAAAGTTAGAAATTAATGATTATATATGTGATTGATAAATACTTCAATAAATCATAGGATTAAAAACTCTAAATATAGTAATAGAGGGCGAGTTTATTGTACGGGCGTGTTTATCTAATTTACAAGCGAAGTCAATCATAATTATGATTAAAAACCCGCCCCTACAAAAACCCGCCCCTACTACAAATTTTATGTAATTAAATTTGTGTGACTACTTAGTATTAAGCCCCTACTTCATGGTATGAATATGAAAAATACCTCTTTTAAGATAAAATAATAGTTTATCTCCCCTAATTCATAATTTCCCGAATGTCTACCCCTACCCTCACCCCTATTAACTTTCCTCTAACTGCCGTTGTCGGACAAGAAGCAATTA
This window encodes:
- a CDS encoding tetratricopeptide repeat protein — its product is MFKFLSLWLCLALTILGIVGCENKQQISVVETPSPSLSPISGTPSFSPSSVAERNKSSKLRQLGLQYRQQGRYTDAIKTLEESVILDPQNLSGLVLLGWTLHLAQQPQQAEKTLQKALQLDSNHIQTLNALGIVYLVGGNLEQAIITHTKAIKLKPDNEIAHYNLSLAYHRQGEYNLGLTHAKKATILEPNNPHPFLAESIIYWDSGDENKGKQSYRQAIKLDNRYRQANFLSHLKKAGFTSEQIKQTQKILQSL
- a CDS encoding 2TM domain-containing protein → MSVSDIKIPESYSKEDVQEILHLAIARKSDTEELTRTQLWEIAAELDIDPQSLQVAEKDWLAQKALLIQRVEFNQYRRGILKQKFVNYGIINAFLLLLNFLGSGSLSWSLYILVILGLPLALNSWKTFQTQGEDYEKAFQGWMLKKEVKQSISTLWEKFKKAWQS